The Pseudofrankia sp. DC12 region GCCTGCTCGCCCGCACCGAGGGCATCTTCGGCGAGACCGCCGGCGGCGTGACCGTGGCGAACCTGCGCCGCCAGCTGCGCGAGGGCCTCCTCGACCCCGACGCCGAGACCGTCATCTACAACACCGGCGACGGTCTGAAGACCCTCGACCCCCTCGTCGGCATCGCCCTCCCCACCGCGACGATCCCCCCGACCCTGAGCGCCTTCGAGGCCGCGGGCCTGGGCGACGACTGAGACCCCACCTTCTGGCCTCGTGCGGTCACGATGCGACACCACCCACGAGGCCGGAAGGACGGTCGACTCTGGTCAGCCCCAAACAGGGCCGATCGTGGTTGGACCTGCTTTGAACGTCTGATCGCCGCAGGCTGGCCGCCAGACGCACCCGCAACCGGCTCGATTTCGCGCGTCCTGGTCACCGCCGTCGAGCACCGGTCGTCGGCGCTGTAGACGTGCCACACCGCGTTCGGCAACTCGAGCGCGCCTGTCGACCCCAGCCCCTGCACTGCGGGCGTGGCGACGGCTGGCTACTCAACCGTCGAACTTGGGAGGCCGGTCACAAAAGACAGGGCGTTGTGTCTCTGACGTGCCATTCCCGGTTGTGCGGAGCGCAACGGTCCATAACAATGCAGTTCCTATCGTGCTGCGCCGGGGGGAGCAGACGACGATGTTCATGGCTCTGTCGTGGCCGGACAGCCAAGTTCGTAGGTCGCCGATCCCGTGCCGCCCTGCCCAGCCAACCCCACGCCGGATCAGGTATTCAACAACCCAGCATGTGTCTCGATGTACTCGGCGCGGGCCGACGACCTACAGCGCATCCTGCGGTTCTGGCTGCTGGCGGTCGAGATCGCGCCAGTCGTCGTCAAGTTCGTCAACTCGCTACTGCCCCGCCGGGCCTATGCGGAGCAGATGTTCGCTCGCGACGAGGAAGCGCGGCGCAGGGCCCGCGCCGACGTCGCCCGCATCCGGTCGGACGCAGATGCGGACGTCGCGATCGCGCGCCGCGCAAGTCAGCTGAGAGTCGAGGTTGAAGGGGCGACCGCCGAGTTGGGCATCCGGGAAGCTGCCCGGCAGGCGCGGCGGTTCCGGCTGCCCTGGATCCGGGATCAGTTCGAGCGAGCGGTCGGCGCCACGCGGAGCCGACGCGCCGTGCACGTCATCGATCTCGACGAGTCAGGCGTGCTCCCGGAGGCTCCCCCGAGCCCACCGGTCCCTGGTCCGAGGGCGGCGCCTGGTCTGCGCGTGATCAACAACGAGGACTTCCTCTGACGCTGCGACGGCGCCAGCGCAACCGACGCGGGCGCACCTGATCCCGGCGCCGTCACGCGGCTTGAGCCTGATTGCGGACAGGACTGGAACGGGTCAGTTGTATGGCTGGCAGCGTCGGATCACGACCTAGGATGATTCTGCCTCAACTTCGCGCCACTTTCGAGTATCATGCAGAGCATGACCGTGCTGCCGTTCACCGAGGCGCGCAACCGACTTTCTGATCTGATCGACGAGGTAGCCAAGACGCACGACCGGGTGGAGATCACCCGGCACGGCCGCGCAGTAGCCGTGCTGATCTCCCCGGACGACCTTGCAGCCATCGAGGAGACGCTCGACGTCCTCGCCAGCCGCGAGACCATGCGGCAACTGGAGGAGTCGCGCGCCGCGGTCGAGGCCGGCGACGTACTGGACGCCGACGAGCTCGCGGCGCTGATGGCGAAGCGCGCCCGTGGGGACGGCGGGCGCCAGGCATGAGGCCGGGCGGCGAGCCCTACGAGCTGAGGATCGCCGGTCCGGCGGCTCGTGCGCTCGCCAGCCGCCTCCCGGAGAAGATCGCGTCGGCCGTCCACGAGTTCATCACGACAGCGCTGCTGGAGAATCCGCGCCGACTGGGCAAACCGCTCCTACTGCCGCCCTACGAGGGGACCTGGTCCGCCCGCCGTGGCACCTACCGGGTGCTGTACGAGATCGACGACGAGAACAGAACCGTGCTGGTCACCGCCATCGAGCACCGATCCGACGCCTATAGATCACGCTGACCATCCGCCGGGCTCGGGCCGCCACAGTCAGCACGGAACCGGGGCGGACGAAGCAAGGGGGACGCCGAGCTGGTTGGTGCCGGCGGCCCGCCGGCAGGCGTCCTGCGGAGGCTGCGCCCGGCAGGGCATCGAGGACCGTCGAGCGCTCGGCGTTGGCCGGATGGCCAGGCGACAAACGCGCAGGCAACGGGTGGTCTCGACGGGCCGACCGGTCGACGACAACGTTGCTGATACGCGGAGCGAGCTTGCACTCACCGATGTCGAGTGCTAAACAGGGACTGGCACTCAGGTAGGGTGAGTGCCAGCAGGGCTGAACGACGAGGCCGTCGCCATCAGTCATTCGGGTCAGTACCTGGTGTTGCATGCCAGGTACTCGGTCCGTGGAGCGTCCGCCACCGGGCGGGCGCCGAGGCGCGTGGTGTCGAGCCGTCCGTCGCGGGCGTCGTTGTGGCCAGGCCATCACACTGCCATATCCCTGTGGGAGGACTCCGACACCATGCCGAAGATCATTGCCTTCGATGAGGAGGCGCGGCGCGGCCTGGAGCGCGGCATGAACCAGCTGGCCGACGCCGTCAAGGTCACGCTTGGTCCGAAGGGCCGCAACGTCGTTCTGGAGAAGAAGTGGGGCGTACCCACGATCACCAACGACGGTGTCTCCATCGCCAAGGAGATCGAGCTCGAGGACCCGTTCGAGAAGATCGGCGCCGAGCTCGTCAAGGAAGTCGCGAAGAAGACCAACGACGTCGCTGGTGACGGCACCACCACCGCGACGATCCTGGCCCAGGCTCTGGTCCGCGAGGGGCTGCGCAACGTCGCCGCCGGCGCGAACCCGCTCGGCCTGAAGAAGGGCATCGAGATCGCGGTCGAGAGCGTCTCCGAGGAGCTCTCGAAGCAGGCCAAGGAAGTCGAGACCAAGGAGCAGATCGCCTCCACGGCGTCCATCTCCGCGGGCGACCCGGCCATCGGCGCGCTGATCGCCGAGGCGCTCGACAAGGTCGGCAAGGAAGGCGTCGTCACCGTCGAGGAGAGCAACACCTTCGGCCTGGAGCTCGAGCTCACCGAGGGCATGCGCTTCGACAAGGGCTACATCTCGCCGTACTTCGTCACGGACGCCGACCGTCAGGAGGCCGTCCTCGACGACCCGTACATCCTGATCGTCAACTCCAAGATCTCGGCGGTCAAGGACGTTCTCCCGCTGCTGGAGAAGGTCATGCAGGCCAGCAAGCCGCTGGTCATCATCGCCGAGGACGTGGAGGGCGAAGCCCTCGCGACCCTGGTCGTCAACAAGATCCGCGGCACCTTCAAGTCCGTCGCCGTGAAGGCCCCGGGCTTCGGTGACCGTCGCAAGGCCATGCTGGGCGACATCGCGATCCTGACCGGTGGCCAGGTCATCTCCGAGGACGTCGGCCTCAAGCTCGAGTCGACCTCGGTGGACCTGCTGGGCAAGGCGCGCAAGGTCGTCGTCACCAAGGACGAGACCACCATCGTCGAGGGCTCCGGCGACCCGGACCAGATCGCCGGCCGCGTCTCGCAGATCCGCAACGAGATCGAGAAGTCCGACTCGGACTACGACCGCGAGAAGCTCCAGGAGCGCCTCGCCAAGCTCGCCGGCGGCGTCGCCGTCGTCAAGGTGGGCGCGGCGACCGAGGTCGAGCTCAAGGAGAAGAAGCACCGCATCGAGGACGCCGTCTCCAACGCGAAGGCGGCCGTCGAAGAGGGCATCGTCGCCGGTGGTGGCGTCGCCCTGCTCCAGGCCTCGGTCAGCGCGTTCGACAAGCTCGACCTGACCGGCGACGAGGCCACCGGGGCGAACATCGTCCGGCTCGCGCTCGAGGCGCCGATCAAGCAGATCGCCTTCAACAGCGGTCTCGAGGGCGGCGTCGTGGTCGACAAGGTGCGCAACCTGCCGATCGGCCACGGTCTGAACGCGGCCACCGGCGAGTACGTCGACATGCTGGCCACCGGCATCATCGACCCGGCGAAGGTCACCCGCTCGGCGCTGCAGAACGCCGCGTCGATCGCCGGCCTCTTCCTCACCACCGAGGCCGTCATCGCCGACAAGCCCGAGAAGAACCCGGCCCCGGCCATGCCGGGCGGCGGGGACATGGACTTCTGACAGGGGCTCACCCTGCTCAGTGGCCTTCGGCCACTTTCGCCGCGGCCTGTCAGAAGATGTCTGCTCCGGGGGGCGCCCCCCGGAGACCCCGGATGTCGCGCTTCGCGCGACCAAGGGGTCGCCGCCTGGCTAGGGTTCGAGATCACGATCGTTGAGGTCGGGACCACGGGCCTGAGCGCTGGGATCGGCTGGGTGGGCATCGGAGTGGGCTGGGCGTAGGAGTTCGTTGCACGTCAGGAGGGGCGGTCCCGATTGGGGCCGCCCCTTCCTGCTGTGCGGCCGTCGTGAGAGCCGGCCCTCGGTGCGGCCCGGCGGTCGAAGCGCCACAGTCCATACCGACGCAGCCGGGACTGGGCCAACGGAGTTGGTACCTGATGTGATGGCTGGGCCGTATTGCGTAGGTGGCATGGCCTTGGCGCGTGGCCAGTGGAAGGGTAGGCGTATGTCGCAGAATTCCCCCGTGCCGGGCTGGTACCCGGACCCGTCCGGGGCGCCGGGGCTCCGGTGGTGGGACGGCGTTCAGTGGACCGGGCACACCCAGGCCGCGCCGGGTCAGCCGCCGGCGCCCTCGCTGCCGCAGCAGCCGACGCCGCAACAGCCCGCGGCGCCGGTGTATCAGAAGCCACCCCAGCCGCAGGGTGCCTTCCAGCCGGCGGGCGCCCCGCCCCAGCAGCAGCCGGGCGGCTTCCCGTCCGCGCCGGGGCAGCCGGCGCCGGGCTGGCAGCAGGGGCCGCCAGCGCAGCCCGGCGCGCAGGGCTGGGGAACCGCGCAGGGCGGCTTCCAGCCAGTACCGGTGCACACCGGGTTCACCCCGGACAAGATCCAGGAGCAGGTCCAGCAGCGGGCCGGCGTCGCGCCGAGCGGCCCGGGCGGTGGCACCATCTTCACCGAGCCCGTGCTGGTGGTGAACCAGAAGACCCAGTTCATCGAGGTCACGAACCAGTACGCGATCTTCGACCAGGGTGGCCGGCAGATCGGCTCGGTGGTCGAGGTCGGGCAGAGCACGGCGAAGAAGGTCGCGCGGGTGCTCACCTCGCTGGACCAGTACATGACGCACAAGCTGGAGGTCCGCGACCAGGCGGGCAACGTCATGCT contains the following coding sequences:
- a CDS encoding phospholipid scramblase-related protein, coding for MSQNSPVPGWYPDPSGAPGLRWWDGVQWTGHTQAAPGQPPAPSLPQQPTPQQPAAPVYQKPPQPQGAFQPAGAPPQQQPGGFPSAPGQPAPGWQQGPPAQPGAQGWGTAQGGFQPVPVHTGFTPDKIQEQVQQRAGVAPSGPGGGTIFTEPVLVVNQKTQFIEVTNQYAIFDQGGRQIGSVVEVGQSTAKKVARVLTSLDQYMTHKLEVRDQAGNVMLVLTRPAKLVKSKVIVTRPDGSEIGQIVQQNALGKIRFGLMVGGQQIGLIKAENWRAWNFSIVDHAEVEVARITKTWEGLLKTMFTTADNYVVQLHFQLPDPLLSLVIASALTVDTALKQDSRGWN
- the groL gene encoding chaperonin GroEL (60 kDa chaperone family; promotes refolding of misfolded polypeptides especially under stressful conditions; forms two stacked rings of heptamers to form a barrel-shaped 14mer; ends can be capped by GroES; misfolded proteins enter the barrel where they are refolded when GroES binds) — encoded protein: MPKIIAFDEEARRGLERGMNQLADAVKVTLGPKGRNVVLEKKWGVPTITNDGVSIAKEIELEDPFEKIGAELVKEVAKKTNDVAGDGTTTATILAQALVREGLRNVAAGANPLGLKKGIEIAVESVSEELSKQAKEVETKEQIASTASISAGDPAIGALIAEALDKVGKEGVVTVEESNTFGLELELTEGMRFDKGYISPYFVTDADRQEAVLDDPYILIVNSKISAVKDVLPLLEKVMQASKPLVIIAEDVEGEALATLVVNKIRGTFKSVAVKAPGFGDRRKAMLGDIAILTGGQVISEDVGLKLESTSVDLLGKARKVVVTKDETTIVEGSGDPDQIAGRVSQIRNEIEKSDSDYDREKLQERLAKLAGGVAVVKVGAATEVELKEKKHRIEDAVSNAKAAVEEGIVAGGGVALLQASVSAFDKLDLTGDEATGANIVRLALEAPIKQIAFNSGLEGGVVVDKVRNLPIGHGLNAATGEYVDMLATGIIDPAKVTRSALQNAASIAGLFLTTEAVIADKPEKNPAPAMPGGGDMDF
- a CDS encoding type II toxin-antitoxin system Phd/YefM family antitoxin, which codes for MTVLPFTEARNRLSDLIDEVAKTHDRVEITRHGRAVAVLISPDDLAAIEETLDVLASRETMRQLEESRAAVEAGDVLDADELAALMAKRARGDGGRQA
- a CDS encoding type II toxin-antitoxin system RelE/ParE family toxin; protein product: MRPGGEPYELRIAGPAARALASRLPEKIASAVHEFITTALLENPRRLGKPLLLPPYEGTWSARRGTYRVLYEIDDENRTVLVTAIEHRSDAYRSR